From Oligoflexia bacterium, the proteins below share one genomic window:
- a CDS encoding TonB family protein — MNEALKKSLLFHFLFIGPVVFTLVSQNKINRSGLNKIEFQVIEKTIPKDKKIIKIEEQEVNAVKQQNQKQKEVSKEPAKKVFGLQKNTLLNDSSSEGVAIKKGNTVLKEQDNEIAENDDPLPVPKPEYMVTQMPVLLEEVIPQYPQEAKNNNFETSVAINILIDEKGIVRSAVLIEDPGMGLGKAALDAVKQYKFKPAKIADKTVAVEIRYYVEFKINA; from the coding sequence ATGAATGAAGCGTTAAAAAAATCATTATTGTTCCATTTTTTGTTTATTGGGCCAGTGGTTTTTACTCTTGTTTCACAGAATAAGATAAATCGTTCAGGCTTAAATAAGATTGAATTTCAAGTGATAGAAAAAACCATTCCAAAAGATAAAAAAATTATCAAAATAGAAGAGCAAGAAGTAAATGCAGTTAAACAACAAAATCAAAAACAGAAAGAAGTTTCTAAAGAACCTGCAAAAAAAGTGTTTGGCCTACAAAAAAACACATTGCTTAATGATAGCTCTAGTGAAGGTGTTGCGATTAAAAAAGGTAATACAGTTTTAAAAGAGCAAGACAATGAAATTGCAGAAAATGATGATCCTTTACCTGTACCTAAACCAGAGTATATGGTGACACAAATGCCTGTCTTACTTGAGGAAGTGATTCCTCAATATCCTCAAGAAGCAAAAAACAATAATTTTGAAACATCAGTAGCAATTAATATTTTGATTGATGAAAAAGGAATTGTTAGAAGCGCTGTATTGATTGAAGATCCTGGGATGGGGTTAGGCAAAGCAGCATTGGATGCTGTAAAACAATATAAATTTAAACCAGCCAAAATTGCTGATAAAACTGTAGCTGTGGAGATTAGATATTATGTTGAATTTAAGATTAATGCTTAA
- a CDS encoding TonB-dependent receptor plug domain-containing protein, whose translation MLNLRLMLNFFSACLLIAFSVFAQAQQQTEVSIEKVDDVIESTVSDDQNNIEENSQTTDEDKELKDIDLNDQEENEPLDCAATFILKEKGTRKILEQSNMYLLPDGIKQISDKEGKVTFNNLACKEQTWVVNISGYERLDIKKSLNKSSQNSFTLYINPLSDNVYKTVVTTDANKRDGSKRTIDQDKFIKAIGSRGDPIVALENEPGFSGFSDQGGIILQGADPEDTRFYVNGHQIPLIFHSLGFSSVFVPEAIQSVDLLTAGFGSEYGRTVGGNINLTTRDPKLDRMHGMAYVDLLNAGALVQGPLDKEKKHSFWLGGRVSYIGPIFNLVTSDDDNVQFNTVPQFFDLHANYQWKINEQWTFDLLGMGAQDVLRFRIKDNEDPDLRGDVKFKTAFYRIIPRIRYHYGERNSVSLSTAHGLDFINQQIDDYFFDATNYSPTIRGEWQHHWHKQFNTIFGIDTQFTHFKADLNVPSGTFPNSEDDSVPEALRDVITKTIDEKFWDFGAYTRFNFSTENEKWLFSPNFRFDYSELTDQFHISPRIEIRRKLNPIWTLRAASGFYYQTPQPPELEESFGNPNLKDVESIHYALGALFDTRVDKATGFFGDMTVFYRDIKNVVVDTNELVDRNGVLEPLRYSNDGEGYAAGSQWSLNYKHKKFESALSYTLLWSERKEEGEAFRPTNGDQRHNLNMRTRVYLNNWELSARFRYVSGARHTPIIDAYYDLDNDIYIPIEGVENSERIPDTMQLDLRADRKWRFDRWIMSLYIDILNVTNRKNGFDYDYSFDYSSREVDAGIPVLPTFGIKGEF comes from the coding sequence ATGTTGAATTTAAGATTAATGCTTAATTTTTTTAGTGCTTGCTTGCTCATTGCTTTCAGTGTTTTTGCACAAGCACAGCAACAAACAGAAGTAAGCATAGAAAAAGTTGATGATGTTATAGAAAGTACAGTCAGTGATGATCAAAATAATATTGAAGAAAATAGCCAAACAACTGATGAGGATAAAGAATTAAAAGATATTGATTTAAACGATCAAGAGGAAAATGAACCGTTAGACTGTGCAGCAACATTTATTTTAAAAGAAAAAGGCACACGTAAAATTTTAGAGCAAAGCAATATGTATTTACTTCCTGACGGAATCAAACAGATTTCTGATAAAGAGGGTAAAGTTACTTTTAATAACTTAGCCTGTAAAGAGCAAACATGGGTTGTCAATATTTCTGGTTATGAAAGGTTAGACATAAAAAAAAGCCTAAACAAAAGCAGTCAAAATAGCTTTACGCTCTACATTAATCCATTATCAGATAATGTTTATAAAACAGTTGTAACGACAGATGCCAATAAACGTGATGGTTCAAAAAGAACTATAGATCAGGATAAATTTATCAAAGCCATTGGTTCAAGAGGTGATCCTATTGTGGCTTTAGAAAATGAGCCTGGATTTAGTGGCTTTTCAGATCAAGGGGGTATTATTTTACAAGGTGCAGACCCTGAAGATACACGCTTTTATGTTAATGGCCATCAAATTCCATTGATTTTTCATAGCTTGGGTTTTTCTTCTGTATTTGTTCCTGAAGCTATTCAATCTGTGGATCTATTAACAGCAGGTTTTGGCAGTGAATATGGACGCACTGTAGGTGGGAATATTAACTTAACCACCAGAGATCCAAAGTTAGACCGTATGCATGGTATGGCTTACGTAGATCTTTTAAATGCTGGAGCCTTGGTGCAAGGTCCTTTGGATAAAGAAAAAAAACATTCATTTTGGTTAGGGGGAAGAGTCAGTTACATTGGGCCAATTTTTAACTTGGTGACCAGTGATGATGACAATGTTCAGTTTAATACGGTTCCGCAGTTTTTTGATTTACACGCCAACTATCAGTGGAAAATCAATGAACAATGGACCTTTGATCTATTGGGTATGGGTGCACAAGATGTTTTAAGGTTTAGAATCAAAGACAATGAAGACCCTGATTTAAGAGGAGATGTGAAATTTAAAACTGCATTTTATCGGATTATCCCACGCATTCGGTATCATTATGGAGAGAGAAATTCAGTATCTTTATCTACTGCACATGGTTTAGATTTTATCAATCAACAAATAGATGATTATTTTTTTGATGCCACCAATTACTCACCGACCATTAGAGGTGAATGGCAACATCATTGGCATAAACAGTTTAATACAATTTTTGGTATTGATACCCAATTTACGCATTTTAAAGCAGACTTAAATGTTCCGTCAGGAACTTTTCCAAACTCTGAAGATGATTCAGTTCCAGAAGCATTAAGAGATGTAATTACAAAAACAATCGATGAAAAGTTTTGGGACTTTGGTGCTTATACAAGATTTAATTTTAGCACTGAGAATGAGAAGTGGTTGTTCTCACCAAACTTTCGTTTTGATTATTCTGAATTAACCGATCAATTTCATATTTCTCCGCGTATTGAAATAAGAAGAAAATTAAATCCTATTTGGACACTGCGCGCAGCCAGTGGTTTTTATTATCAGACACCGCAGCCTCCAGAACTTGAAGAATCATTTGGAAATCCAAATTTAAAAGATGTTGAGTCCATTCATTATGCTTTGGGTGCATTGTTTGATACTCGAGTAGATAAAGCCACAGGTTTTTTTGGAGATATGACAGTGTTTTATAGAGATATAAAAAATGTTGTTGTGGATACCAATGAGTTGGTTGATCGTAATGGTGTTTTGGAGCCTTTAAGGTACAGTAATGACGGGGAAGGTTATGCAGCAGGCTCGCAATGGTCATTAAATTATAAACATAAAAAATTTGAATCAGCTTTATCTTATACTTTGTTATGGAGTGAGAGGAAAGAAGAAGGAGAAGCGTTTAGACCAACCAATGGTGATCAAAGACATAATTTAAATATGCGTACTAGAGTTTATTTAAATAATTGGGAGCTTTCAGCACGGTTTAGGTATGTCTCTGGAGCAAGACATACACCTATTATTGATGCCTACTATGATTTAGATAATGATATCTATATCCCTATTGAAGGCGTAGAAAACTCAGAGCGTATACCGGACACGATGCAACTTGACTTAAGAGCAGATAGAAAATGGCGGTTTGATAGATGGATTATGTCTTTGTATATTGATATTTTAAATGTGACCAATCGTAAAAATGGTTTTGATTATGATTACAGTTTTGACTATTCATCAAGAGAAGTTGATGCTGGTATTCCAGTGTTACCAACCTTTGGTATAAAAGGAGAGTTTTAA
- a CDS encoding FAD-binding oxidoreductase produces the protein MTLSIHWEQLQKTLEGELFWSGKILQDYALDQSIFSIKPQALAYPKHSQDLKLIVEFCQNNQISLTPRGAGSGVAGQAIGKGLIVDCSRFMNKISSFDESNDYVWVEPGVTLKQLNEYLKPYSRKFAPDPGSSDYCTLGGMFACNAAGPFGLKYGSTKDHVQSFDLLLNDLRIVNSHSQEDVFLNLVKQTVQFFKQNNINLRQLKKNSSGYNFNALLTDPPSIEKFFAGTEGTLGFVTRLQLKTVPLPQKQYLRIFCFKTIEEAAASVNTILNDYQPDALELLDSWLLKALSSQYSFFKAMIKGENNAILCAQWETKARVQTQEDKNFDLVYETDNAHDIDQFWSMRKQASPILHQHNKNRKPLRCIEDTVVPVESLKNYIIDLKKILQKHDCLGPIFGHIGMGHIHVNPWIKVGDDIDIYLNKLMQDVYALVDAYQGSISGEHGDGLLRAPYVVEYQKELLPLYKTIKQLFDPQDLFNPDKIFGPNQLNKDNLRDLNSPWNNIIHRS, from the coding sequence ATGACCCTAAGTATTCATTGGGAACAATTACAAAAAACTTTAGAAGGTGAATTGTTTTGGAGTGGGAAAATTTTACAAGACTATGCCTTAGATCAATCTATTTTTTCTATAAAGCCTCAAGCGCTTGCCTATCCAAAACACAGTCAGGATCTAAAGCTTATTGTTGAGTTTTGTCAAAACAATCAAATAAGTTTAACTCCCAGAGGAGCAGGCTCTGGTGTGGCAGGACAAGCCATAGGCAAAGGTTTGATCGTTGATTGTAGTCGTTTTATGAATAAAATTTCTTCTTTTGATGAAAGTAATGATTATGTTTGGGTAGAACCTGGTGTTACGCTAAAGCAATTGAATGAATATTTAAAACCATACTCTAGAAAATTTGCACCTGACCCAGGGTCTTCTGATTATTGTACACTTGGCGGGATGTTTGCTTGTAATGCCGCGGGACCTTTCGGTTTAAAATATGGAAGTACTAAAGATCACGTACAGTCTTTTGATTTACTGTTAAATGACTTAAGAATAGTAAACAGCCACTCACAAGAAGATGTTTTTTTAAATCTTGTAAAACAAACGGTTCAGTTTTTTAAGCAAAACAATATAAACCTTAGGCAACTTAAAAAAAACTCAAGTGGTTATAACTTTAATGCACTGTTGACAGACCCACCGTCCATAGAAAAATTTTTTGCTGGAACTGAAGGAACTTTGGGTTTTGTAACACGTTTACAGTTAAAAACAGTTCCATTACCTCAAAAACAATATTTAAGAATATTTTGCTTTAAAACTATTGAAGAAGCCGCAGCTTCCGTTAATACAATACTCAATGACTACCAGCCGGATGCGCTAGAGTTATTGGACTCTTGGTTGCTAAAAGCATTATCTAGTCAATACAGTTTTTTTAAAGCAATGATTAAAGGTGAAAATAATGCAATACTGTGCGCACAGTGGGAAACAAAAGCAAGAGTTCAAACACAAGAAGATAAAAATTTTGATCTGGTTTATGAAACAGATAATGCACATGATATTGATCAGTTTTGGAGTATGCGCAAACAAGCGTCACCGATTTTGCATCAACACAATAAAAATAGAAAACCCTTACGCTGTATAGAAGATACAGTGGTTCCAGTTGAGTCTTTAAAAAATTATATTATTGATCTTAAAAAAATTTTACAAAAACATGACTGTCTGGGACCAATTTTTGGACATATTGGTATGGGACATATTCATGTGAATCCATGGATTAAAGTAGGGGATGATATTGATATATATTTAAATAAGCTTATGCAGGATGTTTATGCTTTGGTTGATGCTTATCAAGGAAGTATTTCTGGTGAACATGGTGACGGTTTATTAAGAGCACCGTATGTTGTTGAATATCAAAAAGAACTCTTACCTTTGTATAAAACAATCAAACAATTGTTTGATCCACAAGATCTATTTAACCCTGATAAAATTTTTGGGCCAAATCAATTAAACAAAGATAATTTAAGAGACTTGAATTCTCCATGGAATAATATAATACATAGATCATAA
- a CDS encoding biopolymer transporter ExbD, producing MAMQINDNNEGLFEINITPFVDVVLVLLVIFMVTAPMMVQQALEVNLPKTSSADAIAKTTLSVGITANNQYLLNGKLMTLQEIKEQAQKAFEQSKDVQVIFAADLDSKHEAVVMAMDSLRQIGIIQFAFQVIKQE from the coding sequence ATGGCAATGCAGATAAACGACAACAATGAAGGTTTATTTGAAATCAACATTACACCTTTTGTGGATGTAGTTTTGGTTTTATTGGTTATTTTTATGGTAACCGCCCCCATGATGGTGCAGCAAGCTTTAGAAGTTAATTTACCCAAAACGTCTAGTGCTGACGCAATTGCTAAAACAACTTTGTCAGTGGGTATTACGGCCAATAATCAGTATCTACTCAACGGAAAGTTGATGACCCTACAAGAAATAAAAGAACAGGCTCAAAAAGCGTTTGAACAGTCTAAGGATGTTCAGGTTATTTTTGCAGCTGACTTAGATTCAAAACACGAAGCTGTTGTCATGGCCATGGATAGTTTACGGCAAATAGGCATTATTCAATTTGCATTTCAAGTCATTAAACAGGAATAA
- a CDS encoding MotA/TolQ/ExbB proton channel family protein produces the protein MPVWMIIIEWLARGVLLVLFVLSVWSIAIMFDRKKYFTNILKDLPSGEWNNEFMKLDHEGVKHSNKLWHKAYVFISEEKKENKIEKAFETFTLQEKPSMNKGLSVLGTLGATAPFIGLFGTVLGIINAFGDLALNSQNTNKIMFLLAEALILTAVGLLVAIPAVIAFNYFKQKMNFVLERLVAMKNTYQNLQD, from the coding sequence ATGCCAGTATGGATGATAATTATTGAATGGTTGGCTAGAGGTGTATTGCTTGTATTGTTTGTTTTATCGGTTTGGTCAATTGCAATTATGTTTGATCGTAAAAAATATTTTACGAATATTCTTAAAGATTTACCCAGTGGTGAGTGGAATAATGAATTTATGAAACTTGATCATGAAGGAGTTAAACATTCAAATAAACTTTGGCATAAAGCTTATGTATTTATCTCTGAGGAAAAAAAAGAGAATAAAATAGAAAAAGCCTTTGAAACATTTACGCTGCAAGAAAAACCAAGCATGAACAAAGGTCTTTCTGTTTTAGGAACCTTAGGGGCAACTGCACCGTTTATTGGTTTGTTTGGAACAGTATTAGGAATTATTAATGCTTTTGGTGATTTAGCGCTTAATTCACAAAACACCAATAAAATAATGTTTCTTCTGGCTGAGGCACTTATTCTGACCGCAGTAGGTTTATTGGTAGCCATTCCTGCGGTGATTGCTTTTAATTATTTTAAACAAAAAATGAATTTTGTTTTAGAGCGGCTTGTTGCCATGAAGAATACCTATCAAAATTTACAGGACTAA